ggggggggcacaagCTTATATGGAGCAGAAAGTCACTCCACAGTTTGGGGCCCATTACAGCAAAAGCTCTGTCTCCTCTGGTTTTCAACCTGGAGCATGGCACAATGAGGAGCGCTTGTTCTAATGACCTGAGGGACCTGGAGGGGGCATTTACTTTTAGTAGGTCAGATAAATAAGATGGTGCCAGGCCATGAAgagctttaaaaacaaataaaagaatcttaaaatctACTCTGTAGCGTATAGGGAGCCAGTGAAGAGCAGCAAGCACAGGCGTAATATGCTCCCGCCTTCGAGTTTTGGTAAGGAGGCGGGCAGCAGCATTTTGCACAAGTTGCAGgcgggagagggaggaagcactGAGGCCAGCATACAAGGTATTGCAGTAGTCAAGGCCTGACGAGATAAAAGCATAGATGAGTCTTTCAAagtttttaaaagataaaaagggTTTGGCCTTGGATACTACTCGTAACTAGACTACTATAAAAACTAGACTTAACAACCATGTTGACCTGTTTCTTCATGCTAAAAAATGAATCTAAAAACACCCCAAGGTTTTTTGCTGAGTCTTTTACATATGGTTTGAGGGGGCCTGAATCCTTTGGGGGGCAGAGGTAGTACTAggccgaaagacaaggacctctgTTTTGCTTTCGTTAAAACTTTAAAAATGTAAGGCTACCATGCTTTGATGTCCTCAAGGCAGTCAAGTAGCATAACAATGAAAAGAGACATTATATTTGCGAAGGATGGATCCTAGAGGTAGCAAataaagggagaagagaagaggggcaaGAATCGAACCCTGCGGAACGTcacaggggagaggagcggaaggGGATACAGAGTCGCCAAAGTACACTGAAAAGGATCTATTTGCAAGATAAGATTTAAACCAATCAAGGGCAGTGCCTCTGATACCAACAGAGTTTTTTCAAGGCGAGAGATTAAAATGTTGTGGTCGACAGTGTCAAATGCAGCAGTGAGGTCCAGTAAaattaaaatggcattgtcaCCAGAGTCAGTGGTCATTAAAAGATCATTAAAAACCTTAAGTAAAGCTGACTCTGTGCTATGCAGGGCTTTAAAGCCAGACTGGAGAGGTTCTAATATGCCATGGGAGTCTAAAAACGATTGCACCTGCTGAAGTACTAATTTTTCCAGGACCTTGGAGAGGAAAGGAAGCTTAGAGATAGGTCTGTAGTTGGAGAGGATAGAAGTGTCTAAGTTCTGTTTTTTAATTAAAGGTTGTACAAATGCATGCTTAAATGATTGTGGGACACATCCAGAGGCAAGACTACAGTTCATGATGTCCAGAATGCTGGGACCTGTGGATTGGAGTGTTGGCTTGATGAGAGATGGGGGCTGACCAGAGGTAATTTTCATTTGGCCAATAGTTTTGGTTAAGTTGGCAGGGAGATGGGTTCAAACTGATAGAAGGTTGCAGAACAGATTACAGGGATAGAGAGATCAAAAGGGGGAGGGGTTATGGTAGCTCTTATACTATTGACcttggaggtaaaaaaaaaaaaaagtggaggagagtgtcactattacagtatttctcaattggttttgtacatttctcgaatctctctcgcaatttgcgaaacataatattcattctcaaaacagctttaacaaatggcaaaacaccgtggataacctgcaaaaccgagtctcttgctcaaaacccttatttgtctttcaaaatcaagttttttgtgtcaatgaacgtatcagcgccagcaaaatggttagtcattgtgtcatagtgtatggacaagctagtcaaatcaatttctcatgttgtcaattgaatagtacactcttgaggatcttttctgaagtgaaatgttgtttagattggatgggaaatgttgtaaattcggctttatattacattgatcagataagattgagatagtttcatgcattcagtgacaaagctttttgagtgatatgacaaaagcaattgataatgtacgaaatcactgagaattgtacacagccatggcatggtggacgaaagcatttgctaaatgctgaaaactatgaaaaacgtatttgggtcattccacgccaaattaacaagtgcccgcgcacttaggtctcataaaaattctgaaaatattaccaagtgtacccatggtacttaagagaaacactgtacatttatttgaatgtaagatgtatactctccgtgttacagccaattttactgggggaggggggtgcccattttgttcacactcttttttttgtcaaagttcacaagcccctagctcaataactaaaccatgtaggaagctcaaatatggcatgctggtacatagataggaatagtttgttgctaaactgtcagttttggtctgtatgatcctgcatcgtcatagcattccctcaaagacaatacaaattgtactggagtttttggctgtgctctgtttaggccttcagaagacatatttgtgcccaacatagcctcatgatttttttcacttgtagatacaagtagaaacactcccataaaaatctataaatagaaaggaaaccccatcagtgtttgaccagaagacctcacaagtctgacaaatcattttgggtgtcattttcagagcaccagaacaccttgtgggattgtccacagatttttattttatttttttcttcattctccatgaagtcttctttttaaaaatgccaatgagacttgtcttatgtgatcttttcgtttttaatttccaccctgaacatgggcaaaatgcaaaaagagagcaacatgttttctataacatttaatgtaaagactaaataatcaaatgcaaattttgcccagacatgatcacccaagagtccttgtgcaggggtgcaggtatccctttcaatttcaatgatttcaggagcgttcaatgtgggagcaggttcgcacaccaaaagagacagtaggtcaggcacaaagagtcatgttgttactttttttgaccagcagatggcagcggaagaaacgcatagaaaacacattgctctcaatgtgcatggtgcccatgttcgggttggaaattaaaaaagaaaacatcacataagacaagtctcattggcatttttaaaaagaaaaaatcatggagaatgaagaaaaaactaaaataaaaatctgtggacaatcccacaaggggttctggagctctgaaaatgacacccaaaatgatttgtcagacttgtgaggtcttcttttcaaacactgatggggtttcctttctatgtatagctttttatgagagtgttcctacttgtctctacaaggggaaaaaatcaagaggctatgttgggcacaaatatgtcttctgaaggcctaaacagagcacagccaaaaactccagtacaatttgtatcatctttgagggaatgctatgacaatgcaggatcatacagaccaaaactgacagtttagcaacaaactattcctatctatgtaccagcatgccaaatttgagcttcctacatggtttagttattgagctaggggcttgtgaattttgacaaaaaaaaagagtgtgaacaaaatgggcacccccctcccccagtaaaattggctgtaacacggagagtatacatcttacattcaaataaatgtacagtgtttctcttaagtaccatgggtacacttggtaatattttcagaattttttgagacctaagtgcgcgggcacttgttgatttggcgtggaatgacccattttACCATGTCCACAGGTaacggcaggaagtcacaattgaacaagaagttttgagaatgattattctgttgtgagaaatgtacaaaaccaattgaggaaAAACTGTAACTAAGGAGGGGCCCAGTTCCATATGTTGTTTGGGATTTAGGACAGTGTTAATGGTGCTAAAAAGGACACATGGCTTATTATTGTTACGTTGGACAATGGCAGAGAGGTACTTGTGTTTTTCAGACTTAACAGTTTTTTGGTATTTCATCCAGGTTTCTTTTAAAATGTCATAGTTTACATGTAATAAAGACAaaaatcataaaaaaataaataaaaaagggccTACTGTCACTTTTTAGATACTTATCACTTTGTCAAAGACTTACCACTTCCACATTGACGTGGCGTTTGGGGTAGTGCAGGGCATCCAGAGACTGGAGGAAGGGGAGCATGGAGGGGTTGGTGTACCGGCCACAGCTGACAAGGAGACGGATGGTCACCAGGCGGCCAAATGCTGCTTCCCTTAACTCATCATCAATATCTGGCCAATacctagacagacacacagacagacagacagacacagacagacaggcaggcagacagacacacaggcagatagacagacacacaggcagacagacagacagacaggcagacaggcagacagacagacaggcagacagacagacagacagacagacagacagacagacagatagatagatagatagatagatagatagatagatagatagatagatagatagattatgaAAAGTTAAGGTTGCATAAGTTATTTAAATTgttcattttaaaaatgtatggtGCCTATTTacgaatttgatcttttcatgaatattaagtaATTAAaatactggtctgaccaaagtacagtaagttttgcagggaaaatggtggacacagagaagacccaccttttcatgtttgaagaGTGTAATTTTCCTAGTCTATAATGAATTCTTAAAAATTGATGTTGCTGGTGAATAGTAATGAAAAAGATTGTATTTGTCATCCTGGCtctttggataaaatcatcagctaagtgtaatgtaatgtaacgtaacatattccaaatgacctggattTACCTGAattggtcatttggaatatgtggtatTGGATTGTTAACTAATGGACACAGTTTCCCCATCACTGCTTACTGTGTGTACTGGTGTAAATGTGGCTACATCACTGGATtacctagggcagtggttcccaacctatgggtcgggacccaacctgtgggttgccaaagatccacagggggtcgcgaaccctcttgagtttaaggggtttcattttaaatatcatatatagcccatgttgaataaatgacaaagcatttaactaatagaagcaacaaaatgttagtgctaccgaagatgaattgaggaataaaattactccaatgagttttcacaggaaagAGAGGGTATCATATGATGCAGGCGCTCgggcggttgggtcaccaaagtttgcaatggtaaaaacatgggtccctgaagaaaaaggttgggaaccactgacctaggggGATATGTGAACATAGTGGCAGGAAAGTAGTCCATGACGGCTACATATACAAATTGGCTTGCTTCTCTGATGGCCAGCAAGATAGCGTCCAAGTCCTTGGAGCGTGATTCTGGGcagaagggaggtggagaggcCTGGGAATAGACAACATCCCTTAAAATTCAGATGCTGTTATCTTTTCAGGCAGATAGGATTGCATAACTACAATCATAACTACATGCATAACTACAATCATAACTACATACAGTACTatcaacatggctatgacattacatgTGTCTTTAATAACACATGGTCAATTTAGGTGACAATGGTgttataacagagactctgcATGAAAGCGTTaacagagtacatacacacaaggtaatatgcaaaagtgtgtgcaCCACTCTGAGATCTGATCATAAATAACTATAGCCTACTTTTATAACATAACGGTAACATTTACCTTTCTTACAGAGAAGTAGACAAGTGAGTATATTCCAGACCAAAAATCTTAAAGTAGATAACTTTTTTTAATCTAGCAACATTTTACACAACACCTCTTCATAAGTAGCTTAAGTAAAGTAATAATCACTTGAACATTAATATAATGCCCCAACAAAAAACGTATTGAGATTAGCAGAAGAGGACATGTCTACAAGTACTTGACATTCTGGCTGTCAAATTCAGTCAATAGGAGGAGaaccatttcagccaatcagaggTGAATaaagcagagccatacagagggagagttgcgcaaatggaggaccaggaattaaattgcagccccgcctttcaacgagatcgaggtcgtgcctaaagcggctgtctttccatagactcaacatagaaccaccacattaacagccaaaaataaggactaacgaactatacagcagggtaatcaccacaaatatgtaaactatcaactgtctcagtaatgataatcacaacagttttaccatctgtgatgtttatctgaagttattacttcgagcagcaagtcttgtcatattccctgcattgcatcgcattgcatttgctgtgtgctacgcccacttctaggcactaacattcgcaacgctaagcagttctgagacgctaaacagctaattttgctaatgcggaagtcggccttaggacacagtggagattgcccgactctccctctgtatggctctggaatAAAGCTGTGCGAGCATTAATGctctgggcagggctggactgggggagaaatagggcggGGGCACATTTGGCCCACTCagaattagcagtgcagaactgactcaccagtgggccccgcaccctcatttttttttaaaaacatttctggaaatagggggcCACAAGTGTGTGGGGCCCACCGataaatgcctgctatgccagatagccagtccagccctgaacgtGGGTCTCGCAACATTGCTCCCCTACCCTGAcagtattaaagggacactgtgaaggaaatggtcaaaaaatgtactgcaactatgctggttattgaaattgggctgcctattgccaaatttgatctttacatgaaagttgactaagtattaaacacatattttctagtatggtccatgtacagtcattttgcagctaaaaatggctatttttggaaattcaaaatggcggaccatggagaagatcccccttttcatgtatgaaaagcgcaatttttccagtcataatgaaaacttagaatttgatgctggtggtaagtattcatgaaaaaggtaacattagtgaatgggtagcatgaattctggaaataaacaactaaaaatctcacacagtgtccctttaacaataataatactaataattattattatttttagtagtagtggTGGCAGTGGTAAACGGAGGATGGGAAGAGTCAATCCCAAAACTGACAAGCAACAAACACCAGGCTAAATTATCCTCATCATCATTGTTAGAAAGTTTAAATGGCCCTCACAGCGATGAAGACTGAGCTGGGAACACCACTGATGTTGACCAGTAGGGGGTGGTCATGGTTAATAGTGGTGTCAAAGGTCGCGGGCCAGGGGTCTGGGATGGAGGAGTTCTCAGCCCCCATCATCCAGTAGGACTCAAAGATCTTCATCAGGTCACGTGCCAGCCGAGGGCAGTTGTAAATGATCACCCCGATTTCCTTCACCTTAGAGGAAGGAAAACATaaggacatgtactgtatatgtccctggttctctgaaggagtggagagagactgCTCTCCTATGGGAGCACATCTCCTCGCAGGGTACATCCACCAAGTTAAACTCAACCCTTCGGTGGATGTACTCTGTGAGGAGATGTGCTCCCATGGGAGAGTAGTCGAACGAACGACTGATAGAGAACCAACATACAAGTCAGATGATGCACTTGATTTGAGATTCTGTGACAGTTTggttttaagtgttttttggTTTAAATAGtcgcaaatgttttttttttcaacagagaTGAAGAAAATCACTAAAACCATTTGTGTATCACTTACTTGTGTTAGAGACCTCCAATCCATATTGGCACTTCCAATATATATGTGCCTTTTGTCCACTATCCAAAATTTACTATGAAGAACACCTTTGGTCAGCCGTTTGAAGTTAACTTTCCTCACATGGACCCCTGTCAGGTAAGATAGGACAGTGATTTTCCGTTACTATTGCAATAATCTATTACAAATCTGAGcaccattatcattattatttatcattatcattatatgagcaccattatcattatcattttagTAGCAAGAAGAATAATGTGAAAACATGTTGAAAACTACATAGATTGCTGGTTCTACTCTACTGCCAACATTCCAAACACAGTGTGGCATTCAATGTGTTGAGAGTGACAAAGgtacaaaaaaaatacagtatggaGGCAAATACTTTTGCATAACACTGCTCTGTATATCCTAATGTACAACTGAGAGCTCACCATGTTGTTCCAGCTCCTTTAGGTCAGTTGAGTTTCTTGCCACACACGTCAAGCTGGCCACAACGCGGACAGAGATGTTTCTTGCAGGCAGGCTTTTCAAATCTTTCAAAATGTCTTTGCCCTTTAGATTAAAGGAAATGTACAGATCAAGTCATTAATTGTCATTTGAATCAGACATGAGTTTTTTTCTTTACCCAACTTGTACCTTCCTAGGCTGCCCAGAGTGAGTGCATCTTAGGAATCTATGGAGGTCCCTTTATCCTGTTGAACAATTTTAAaatgatactgtgccatttttagaaataagctcatattacacctccccttgagttaaatgtttgagttatacctttctcctgtacgttTAATTGTTCtcggagtatggcagtgcaaatgttacctccatgctagcaattaacattgaatcctatgggtTCAGCCAGCAGCTATTCTGCCATATCTGATCTTCTCGGGGGGcaggcgctattcagacataccgctattcagacaccagatatgccgtagggttagggttaggttagggttaggtttaggttagggtaactgcatgcactctccctaaactgaaaaacctgagcaacgtagcacaaaccacagaaatggcagatttcggtgggaaacatgccggtattcagacaatagaaatcaatgtctgaatagcggcatgtctgaatagcaccATGTAACTGATCGTCTCTGGGCCTGTTACTCACTGGATTATCAGTTGAGGAGTTCACCCCGATGTCTTCACCAGTGAGAGACCAGTAGAAGGAGGCCACCTCCACACGCCTGGTTGCCATGGAGAGGAGGGCCTTCCATGACTTGTACAGTGGAGTTCCGAAGGTGACATTTGGACCGTACTCCATGTCAACAGGGATGCTCTCTACAAGCTCGATCCTGCAAATGTTTACAGTTTCAGGATATAAAGTCAgttttatagcagtttatatatatGGGACCTTTCATGGttaaagaaaaagcaggacagcactccaagtttttgtggtttattgcccgtcagacgtttaggggttaaccttcttcagtgtcaggcAGTGTCAGTCtttttgcccgacactgaagaaggttaaccccgaaacgtctgacgggcaataaaccacaaaaacttggagtgctgtcctgctttttctttaatcatactgtatattctcgaggaatgagcacccagttgttcactttgtttgagttgagcgtgttacaGCCCTTAGTTTAACCTTTCATGGTTAAACAATGGTcaattaaaatacaaataaaactaTAACATGAATAGGGGAATTAACATTTAGTGCAAATTGTAATGGATATGAAAAATTGCAATTATCTCAGCCCTTAAACCATCCATTTACATAAACATTAATAGGCTAATTTCTTTACTAATACTACACAATTATTTAAAGCTAGTCTTTTGATCAACACTGACACAATTTTTCATACTCGCTCTTACCTGCTTTGCTCGGTTGTGTTTCTACGTCCGTGTATAACTGCTGCCCTGTGATCACTAGGATGCTTCATCATTTGCCCCTCGTGCTTCACTTTCTCAATGATGGAGAAGCAGAGTAAAAGCGCAAGTCCTACCACACAGCCAGTGGCTACAGCTGTGTATACCAGTCTAAAAGGACACTACCAAACAAATAATGAATGTGTCAATGAAAAGTGTATCATTTATCATTAAGATTTAAAATATAATTTCACATTATATGATGTATCCAAATTTGATGCCgctcataggcctactatatagccTACTTCAATAGATTAGATATCAGTCTGCCTTACGCTAGTCAAatagcctacagcagtggttcttaaccttttttgcttaacgcacccccttccctgtgccgaagacaagccgcgcacccccaaaccaaacttttacacgtgtatacacagattacacactaaaaaattatctaagtgattaattacaatgactcttgCTTGAACCATTAATCCATACCTTAAtgcctttaaatggggaccaaaatatgttttcatttgctctTAATTTGATCTAGTTTCAATGtctgcaagcagaattttggttacattctcaacacaaacaaaattctgcgcaccccctgaaatttctggcgcacccccagggggtgcccgcaccccaggttaagaaccactggcctacagtacgtaaagtaatgctacttGACAAAATCAATGGAAATgcaaaacacaaaccaggctgactaaacacaggcccgtagccagggggggttcgaggggttcgttcgaaccccccctcccatcccccacccccactcgaaccccccaactacgttgcatcccactttgactggaaggccatttcatagacaataactgtcagatagcagtaactgagccaacactgggccgacactatgtggggagatagctcatttgaagcaattcatgtccatttatgttatgagtggggagcaacagacaaacaattaaggacagcaacaacagacttgcgacaaacttataatgaacgaagtatgtctaaattaaaatgttTTTAGTGTGCTTGTGTATATAAATATTGTGTAACATTTGAGCCGGGAGCCAAATAAAGTCTACTTTCCGGGGGGAAAAGTTCCCCCCCACCACAATACTGGCTACGGGCCTGAAACACCACCACTCAGCTCAACACGACACAGCACGACATGgctgggttgtatgtggaaaagtgccTTTTGTgttccattgaaatgaatggtggaATATTCAGGCTGATCATGTGTCACGCACTCGAAAGAAGAGTGAGAAAAGGGTTTTTCAATCACAAAATCTGAACGCTTTTTCAACTATAAACTTGCTTGAAGCTTTGTTAAAGAGGTCTGGTATGTATATTTTTCTTAAAACTGCTAACCTCTGCAGATATTGTATTACACTTCCTCTacgcacattttggaaataatgtgtgtttattgaaatatttctCAGAATGTTACCTCTCAAAAGTGGTGCACTGTATGTACTCAGCAAAGGGGTCAAATACTTCTTGCCACCCCTTATATTGCCTCCATTTAAGAAATCAATAACACACAGTATGTTCCTGATATTCATATTAAGTTTGACAGCAATGTTACCTGTGGTTTGGGATAACCAGCATCATGACTGTTGTCATATGAATATGATGATCCAACTCTTCCATAATCCAAGTTTTTTGTGATGATTCTTGATATTCTCACTCTCTGAGGCAGAGGAATTTTGAATCTATCCATACCGTATAATGCCTGAGATGTTCCTACGTCAACATAAAAATCatgtaataattattattataaggaAATACTTGTTATATGCAACAAGTCGAGCATGTTGAGATGTCCATTAAACCCACTGTAACTTTTACTGAAAGGGATAAGCACATTGTATTTACCTGCAGTTGGTTGTTAGGCAGCATTGGTCTCTTCGAGAGATGTCTACTTTGATAACATTTAGTGTCTAAGCTCAGCAGAGATTATCTCTAGTTCCTGTTTCCACTCTCATTTCCTTTTTTTGCCAGGTGAGCCTTATTAAAATATGCTGTTATCTTATAGTGGTTGTCCTGAAATACACAAAACATCCCCCTTGCTCTTAAATACGTGCATACACACGtaatcacacatacatacagtagccaaTAATTTCTCAAATAAAATAACATGAATATGCACACTCTCGAACTGATGTTGTCGCAGCACCTTGAGTTTTTATTACAGCAGTCAGTCTTTTTTAGGTAAGAGTCG
This is a stretch of genomic DNA from Engraulis encrasicolus isolate BLACKSEA-1 chromosome 19, IST_EnEncr_1.0, whole genome shotgun sequence. It encodes these proteins:
- the LOC134469957 gene encoding 5'-3' exonuclease PLD4 codes for the protein MDRFKIPLPQRVRISRIITKNLDYGRVGSSYSYDNSHDAGYPKPQCPFRLVYTAVATGCVVGLALLLCFSIIEKVKHEGQMMKHPSDHRAAVIHGRRNTTEQSRIELVESIPVDMEYGPNVTFGTPLYKSWKALLSMATRRVEVASFYWSLTGEDIGVNSSTDNPGKDILKDLKSLPARNISVRVVASLTCVARNSTDLKELEQHGVHVRKVNFKRLTKGVLHSKFWIVDKRHIYIGSANMDWRSLTQVKEIGVIIYNCPRLARDLMKIFESYWMMGAENSSIPDPWPATFDTTINHDHPLLVNISGVPSSVFIAASPPPFCPESRSKDLDAILLAIREASQFVYVAVMDYFPATMFTYPPRYWPDIDDELREAAFGRLVTIRLLVSCGRYTNPSMLPFLQSLDALHYPKRHVNVEVKAFIVPVGNHSHIPYTRLNHNKYMVTDKTAYIGTSNWSEEYFSTTGGVGLVISQDDKEGSPAAGSLQQQLRELFLRDWDSPFAVSLNELHNYTDCSMSRDY